A genomic stretch from Flavobacterium nitratireducens includes:
- a CDS encoding IS256 family transposase, variant Zn-binding type, whose product MTQKKRCPTCKSLQTIKWGKRENKQRFKCKDCGQLFTSNNKSVSDSNKEIWFRNWVIGKDTFDKISVESGYSKSTLQRYFSKMLSKAPILEFSSTDEIYLVIDGTYFPNDICLVVYRNFHLKSTQLYRMTNGEHFEEIAEDLQNLLSLGIKIKSITSDGDKSSIKAIKKVCPRVPFQRCLVHVSRMCRIWLTQNPKHKSGFELKQIAIKIHHIDSEYKRQLWLIELIQWEERYRDFINQKSSNIETGRYWYTHKMVRRSFNVIKKAIPNMFLYLKDDKIPNSTNSLESFFGHLKGNLNIHRGLSLANRKNFLKWYLYYKNQI is encoded by the coding sequence ATAACTCAAAAAAAGCGCTGTCCCACATGTAAAAGTCTTCAAACTATTAAATGGGGAAAAAGAGAAAATAAACAACGATTTAAGTGCAAAGATTGCGGACAATTATTTACATCAAATAATAAATCAGTTTCGGATTCTAATAAAGAAATTTGGTTTAGAAACTGGGTAATAGGGAAAGATACATTTGATAAAATATCGGTCGAATCAGGGTATAGCAAAAGTACATTACAACGTTATTTTTCTAAAATGCTATCCAAAGCTCCAATTTTAGAATTTAGTTCAACAGATGAAATTTACCTGGTAATTGATGGAACTTATTTTCCTAACGATATTTGTCTGGTGGTTTATAGAAACTTTCATTTAAAGTCGACACAGCTTTATAGAATGACTAATGGAGAGCATTTTGAAGAAATAGCAGAAGACTTGCAAAATTTATTAAGTCTAGGAATCAAAATAAAAAGCATTACATCTGATGGAGATAAATCATCTATAAAGGCCATTAAAAAAGTTTGTCCAAGAGTACCTTTTCAACGATGTTTAGTCCATGTTTCAAGAATGTGTAGAATATGGCTTACACAGAACCCTAAACATAAATCAGGTTTTGAACTCAAACAAATAGCAATAAAAATCCATCATATTGATTCTGAATACAAACGACAATTATGGCTAATAGAACTCATTCAATGGGAAGAACGATATAGAGATTTTATTAACCAAAAATCATCTAATATTGAAACAGGAAGATATTGGTATACTCATAAAATGGTTAGAAGATCATTTAATGTAATCAAAAAAGCTATACCTAATATGTTCCTGTACTTGAAGGATGACAAAATACCCAACTCAACAAACTCTCTAGAATCCTTTTTTGGACACTTAAAAGGCAACTTGAATATCCATAGAGGATTAAGTTTAGCCAATAGGAAGAACTTCTTGAAATGGTATTTATATTATAAAAACCAAATCTGA
- a CDS encoding response regulator transcription factor — MENSNKKILLVEDDLNFGAVLKDYLMLNDFDVTLAKNGMEGFEKFKKDSYDLCILDVMMPYKDGYTLAKEIREKNADVPIIFLTAKSMKEDVLKGYKAGADDYLNKPFDSEVLLMKIKAIIQRKASDVKTEQVPFEFTIGKFHLNSKLRFLSFAGEEPVKLSPKENELLKMLILHENDLMPRELALTKIWRDDNYFTSRSMDVYIAKLRKYLKQDEDVEILNIHGEGFRLVIKNKA, encoded by the coding sequence ATGGAAAATAGCAATAAAAAAATTCTCTTAGTAGAAGATGACTTGAATTTTGGAGCTGTACTTAAAGATTATTTGATGTTAAATGACTTTGATGTTACTTTAGCAAAAAATGGTATGGAAGGTTTTGAGAAGTTTAAAAAAGATTCTTATGATTTGTGTATACTAGATGTAATGATGCCTTACAAAGATGGTTATACATTAGCTAAAGAAATAAGAGAGAAAAATGCCGATGTGCCTATTATCTTCCTTACAGCTAAATCAATGAAAGAAGATGTTTTAAAAGGATATAAAGCAGGTGCTGATGATTATTTGAATAAGCCATTTGACTCTGAAGTTCTATTGATGAAAATCAAAGCAATTATTCAAAGAAAAGCTTCTGATGTCAAAACAGAACAAGTGCCATTTGAGTTCACAATTGGTAAATTTCATTTGAATTCTAAATTACGTTTCTTAAGTTTTGCTGGTGAAGAACCAGTTAAACTTTCTCCAAAGGAGAATGAATTATTAAAAATGTTAATTCTTCATGAGAATGATTTAATGCCAAGAGAACTGGCTCTTACTAAAATTTGGAGAGATGATAACTATTTTACTTCTAGAAGTATGGATGTTTATATTGCCAAATTGCGTAAATATTTGAAACAAGATGAAGATGTTGAAATTTTAAATATTCATGGTGAAGGTTTCCGATTGGTAATTAAAAATAAAGCTTAA
- a CDS encoding ATP-dependent Clp protease ATP-binding subunit: MDDNFSPRVKDVITYSKEEALRLGHDFIGTEHLMLGILRDGNGKAIQILNNLSIDLDHLRRKVEILSPAIPGIDNNLEKKNLHLTRQAERALKTTFLEAKVFQSPSVSTAHLLLCILRNENDPTTKLLNKLKIDYDVAKEQYLNMTPNEEEFLENLPRVTDSYNDDLGQDDSLKEGNFNNPANKSNKKSKTPVLDNFGRDLTDMAEEGKLDPVVGREKEIERVCQILSRRKKNNPLLIGEPGVGKSAIAEGLALRIIQKKVSRILFNKRVVTLDLASLVAGTKYRGQFEERMKAVMNELEKNDDIILFIDEIHTIVGAGGATGSLDASNMFKPALARGEIQCIGATTLDEYRQYIEKDGALERRFQKIIVEPTSVEETITILNNVKNKYEDHHNVTYTPEAIEACVKLTNRYMSERFLPDKAIDAMDEAGSRVHITNIEVPKKILDLERQLEEIRELKNAVVKKQKYEEAAKLRDDEKRLEKDLAIAQEQWEEDAKSNRIQVTEDNVADVVSMMTGIPVNRIAQTESNKLAKLPELIESKVIGQKEAVIKIARSIQRNRAGLKDPNRPIGSFIFLGQTGVGKTQLAKVLAKELFDSEDALVRIDMSEYMEKFAISRLIGAPPGYVGYEEGGQLTEKVRRKPYAVVLLDEIEKAHPDVFNMLLQVLDDGFLTDSLGRKIDFKNTIIIMTSNVGARQLKDFGQGVGFGTAAKVAQADDNSKSIIENALKKTFAPEFLNRIDDVIVFNALEKHDIDLIIEIELKKLYARIADLGYILKLSDEAKAFIAEKGFDKQFGARPLKRAIQKYVEDALAEEIITSKIAAGDEIFMDIEEGTQELKVKINKAGETTNL; the protein is encoded by the coding sequence ATGGATGACAATTTTTCACCAAGAGTAAAAGATGTTATTACTTACAGTAAAGAAGAAGCTTTACGACTAGGTCATGACTTCATTGGGACAGAACACTTGATGCTTGGTATCCTTAGAGATGGTAATGGGAAAGCAATACAGATATTAAACAATTTATCTATAGACCTTGATCATTTGCGTAGAAAGGTAGAAATCCTAAGTCCTGCAATCCCTGGAATAGACAACAATTTAGAAAAGAAAAACTTACACTTGACCCGTCAGGCAGAGCGCGCGCTCAAAACAACCTTTTTAGAAGCTAAGGTTTTCCAAAGCCCATCGGTAAGTACAGCACACTTGTTGTTGTGTATTTTAAGAAACGAAAACGATCCTACAACCAAGCTATTAAATAAACTAAAAATAGATTACGATGTAGCCAAAGAACAATATTTAAATATGACACCAAACGAAGAAGAATTCTTAGAAAACTTACCAAGAGTTACTGACTCTTACAATGACGATTTAGGACAAGATGACAGTCTAAAAGAAGGCAATTTTAATAATCCTGCTAACAAGTCCAATAAAAAATCTAAAACTCCGGTTTTGGACAATTTTGGTAGAGATTTAACAGATATGGCCGAAGAAGGCAAACTTGATCCTGTGGTAGGTCGCGAAAAAGAAATTGAACGTGTTTGCCAAATTTTGAGCCGTCGTAAAAAAAACAACCCTTTACTAATTGGTGAACCTGGAGTGGGTAAATCAGCTATTGCCGAAGGATTAGCATTACGAATCATCCAAAAGAAAGTTTCTAGAATCCTATTCAATAAACGAGTAGTTACCTTAGATCTAGCTAGCTTAGTTGCCGGTACTAAATACAGAGGACAGTTTGAAGAAAGAATGAAAGCTGTAATGAATGAGCTAGAAAAAAATGACGATATCATTCTTTTCATTGACGAGATTCACACTATTGTAGGCGCTGGAGGTGCTACTGGCTCTTTAGACGCTTCTAATATGTTCAAACCTGCATTAGCAAGAGGTGAAATCCAATGCATTGGAGCTACAACATTAGACGAATACAGACAATACATAGAAAAAGATGGTGCTCTAGAAAGACGTTTTCAAAAAATTATTGTAGAACCTACTTCTGTAGAGGAAACAATTACCATTTTGAATAACGTTAAAAACAAATACGAAGACCACCACAATGTTACTTACACACCTGAAGCTATTGAAGCTTGTGTAAAATTAACAAATCGATACATGTCGGAACGTTTCTTGCCAGACAAAGCTATTGATGCAATGGACGAGGCTGGTTCTCGTGTACATATTACTAATATTGAAGTTCCAAAGAAAATATTAGACTTAGAACGTCAATTAGAAGAAATTAGAGAATTAAAAAATGCCGTTGTTAAAAAACAAAAATACGAGGAAGCTGCTAAACTTCGTGATGACGAAAAACGTCTTGAAAAAGATTTAGCAATTGCACAAGAACAATGGGAAGAAGACGCTAAAAGCAATCGTATTCAAGTAACAGAAGACAATGTTGCAGATGTTGTTTCTATGATGACTGGAATCCCTGTAAATCGTATCGCACAAACTGAAAGTAACAAGTTAGCTAAATTACCTGAACTTATTGAAAGTAAAGTAATTGGTCAAAAAGAAGCGGTTATTAAAATTGCTCGTTCAATTCAAAGAAATCGTGCCGGTTTAAAAGACCCTAACAGACCTATTGGATCATTTATTTTCTTAGGACAAACAGGAGTAGGTAAAACACAATTAGCAAAAGTTTTAGCAAAAGAATTATTCGATTCTGAAGATGCTTTAGTTCGTATCGACATGAGCGAATACATGGAGAAATTTGCTATTTCTCGTTTAATTGGAGCACCTCCAGGATACGTTGGTTACGAAGAAGGTGGACAATTAACCGAAAAAGTACGCAGAAAACCATATGCAGTTGTTCTTTTAGACGAAATTGAAAAAGCACATCCCGATGTATTTAATATGTTATTACAAGTATTAGATGATGGATTCTTAACAGATAGTTTAGGTAGAAAAATCGACTTTAAAAACACCATAATCATTATGACTTCTAACGTAGGAGCACGACAATTAAAAGATTTTGGTCAAGGAGTTGGTTTTGGAACAGCAGCTAAAGTTGCTCAGGCAGATGATAATTCGAAAAGTATCATTGAAAATGCTTTAAAGAAAACTTTTGCGCCAGAATTCTTAAACAGAATTGATGATGTAATTGTGTTTAATGCTTTAGAAAAACATGATATTGATTTAATTATCGAAATCGAGTTGAAAAAATTATATGCTAGAATTGCTGATTTAGGATATATCTTAAAACTTTCTGACGAAGCAAAAGCTTTTATTGCCGAAAAAGGTTTCGACAAACAATTTGGAGCAAGACCTCTTAAAAGAGCGATCCAAAAATACGTTGAAGATGCTTTAGCAGAAGAAATTATTACTTCTAAGATAGCTGCTGGTGACGAAATTTTCATGGATATCGAAGAAGGTACTCAAGAATTAAAAGTTAAAATCAACAAGGCAGGAGAAACAACTAATTTGTAA
- a CDS encoding EamA family transporter: MLYLFLSVICSVSVGVVFKIAKSRSTNAKQIVLFNYVFALLLCYTVFSPEVEKINTEAPLFLYISLGVLLPVVFMFLITSIKNIGIVKTDAAQRLSLFVSILAAWLVFGEIFSLIKLIGIVIGFLALFCVLYKTSDIGNTNLKYPILVFLGFGVIDILFKKVAAFTLVSYTTSLFVIFAIALLIMSIIVVYENLKFKNTIEIKNFIFGLLVGCLNFGNILFYLKAHQFYSTNPSTVFAGMNMGVIFLGSVVGIIAFKEKLSKLNFVGLLLALVSIVFIVLSV, translated from the coding sequence ATGTTGTATTTGTTTTTAAGTGTGATTTGTAGTGTTTCGGTAGGGGTTGTTTTTAAAATTGCTAAATCAAGATCGACTAATGCAAAACAAATTGTACTGTTTAATTACGTTTTTGCACTATTACTTTGTTATACTGTTTTTTCTCCTGAGGTGGAAAAAATTAATACTGAAGCTCCTTTATTTTTGTATATTAGTTTAGGGGTTTTGTTACCAGTTGTATTTATGTTTTTAATTACTTCTATCAAAAACATTGGCATTGTAAAGACGGATGCAGCACAGCGATTGTCTCTGTTTGTTTCTATACTTGCCGCATGGTTGGTTTTTGGTGAGATTTTTTCTTTGATAAAACTTATCGGAATAGTAATTGGTTTTCTAGCTTTATTTTGTGTTTTGTATAAAACATCAGATATTGGAAATACTAATTTGAAATATCCAATTTTAGTTTTCTTAGGTTTTGGTGTAATTGATATATTGTTTAAAAAAGTTGCCGCATTTACTTTAGTATCCTATACGACTTCTTTATTTGTAATCTTTGCAATTGCGCTACTGATAATGTCAATTATTGTAGTATATGAAAACTTAAAATTTAAAAATACAATTGAAATCAAAAATTTTATTTTTGGATTGCTTGTTGGATGTTTGAATTTTGGGAATATTCTTTTTTATCTTAAAGCGCATCAGTTTTACTCCACCAATCCATCCACTGTTTTTGCAGGGATGAATATGGGAGTTATTTTTTTAGGAAGTGTAGTTGGAATTATTGCATTTAAAGAAAAGTTATCAAAACTAAATTTTGTTGGTCTTTTGTTGGCCCTAGTTTCAATTGTCTTTATAGTTCTTTCTGTTTAG
- the rimK gene encoding 30S ribosomal protein S6--L-glutamate ligase → MNKLVVGSEEWCSFPELGIPIIKARVDSGAKTSALHAINIAPFIKDDSNWVKFDINPIQNNSKTIIHCEAPLIDKRIVKSSSGYREQRYVIQTNLKIGESVWPIEMTLTNRDTMGFRMLLGREAMSGRILVDPEQQFLLGEPTNDSIKEIYKNSEKAPSGLRIGLLASNPELYSNKRIMEAGEMRGHEMHFLNIKECYIKLDAKKPEIHYRGGKILNEFDAIIPRIRPSITFYGCSLTRQFEALNVFCLNSSTAITQSRDKLFSLQLLLQSGIGIPTTGFANSPLDTDDLIKMVGGSPLIIKLLEGTQGKGVVLAETKKAAESVINAFKSLNANILVQEFIKEANGKDIRCFVIDGKVVASIQREAMPGEFRANIHLGGTASVIKATSEEKKIAIKAAKAMDLRVAGVDIIRSSKGPLLLEVNSSPGLEGIETATNKDIAGEMIRAIEKNFKIESKQKEL, encoded by the coding sequence ATGAATAAATTAGTAGTAGGCAGCGAAGAATGGTGTTCTTTTCCTGAATTAGGAATTCCAATAATTAAAGCAAGAGTTGATTCTGGCGCAAAAACCTCTGCTCTTCATGCTATTAATATTGCTCCATTTATTAAAGATGATTCCAATTGGGTTAAGTTTGACATTAATCCCATCCAAAACAATTCAAAAACCATCATTCATTGTGAAGCTCCTTTGATCGACAAAAGAATTGTAAAAAGTTCAAGTGGCTATAGAGAACAACGCTATGTAATTCAAACCAATCTTAAAATTGGAGAATCGGTATGGCCTATAGAAATGACATTGACAAACAGGGACACTATGGGTTTCCGAATGCTTTTAGGTCGTGAGGCAATGAGTGGTAGAATATTAGTTGATCCTGAGCAGCAATTCCTTTTAGGAGAACCCACAAACGACAGTATAAAAGAAATCTATAAAAATTCTGAAAAAGCACCTAGCGGATTACGTATAGGTTTGTTAGCCAGCAATCCTGAATTATATAGCAACAAAAGAATTATGGAGGCTGGAGAAATGCGAGGTCACGAAATGCATTTTTTAAACATCAAAGAATGTTACATCAAACTCGATGCTAAAAAACCTGAAATTCATTATAGAGGTGGTAAAATATTAAACGAATTTGACGCTATTATTCCTAGAATTCGTCCGAGTATCACGTTTTATGGTTGCTCTTTAACAAGACAATTCGAAGCCTTAAATGTATTTTGTTTGAATTCATCTACAGCTATTACTCAATCAAGAGATAAACTGTTCTCATTGCAATTATTACTGCAAAGTGGCATTGGTATCCCGACGACAGGTTTCGCCAATTCTCCATTAGATACCGACGACTTAATCAAAATGGTGGGTGGTTCTCCTCTTATTATCAAATTATTAGAAGGAACTCAGGGTAAAGGAGTTGTATTAGCTGAAACTAAAAAAGCTGCAGAAAGTGTCATCAATGCTTTTAAAAGTTTAAATGCCAATATTTTAGTACAAGAATTTATTAAAGAAGCTAACGGAAAAGATATTCGATGTTTTGTAATTGACGGAAAAGTAGTTGCTTCTATTCAACGCGAAGCCATGCCGGGCGAATTTAGGGCAAATATCCATCTTGGAGGGACGGCTTCAGTTATTAAAGCTACATCGGAAGAGAAGAAAATTGCCATCAAAGCTGCAAAGGCTATGGATTTAAGAGTCGCCGGAGTAGACATTATCCGTTCTTCAAAAGGACCTTTACTATTAGAAGTAAATTCATCCCCAGGTCTTGAAGGAATCGAAACAGCAACCAATAAAGATATTGCAGGAGAAATGATTAGAGCAATTGAAAAAAACTTTAAAATAGAATCTAAACAGAAAGAACTATAA